A genomic segment from Stappia indica encodes:
- a CDS encoding LysR family transcriptional regulator produces the protein MIDKLEMFIALVRERHFGRAAESIGVTQPTLSSAIRQLEDQLNVQLVHRGSRFQGLTPEGERVHLLALRIVGDMRALRDEMRAVRSDLEGTLRIGVIPTALPMVADLVSPYALRHPRVRFQILSRTSVEILDQMDRLDLDAGITYLDADARRRRTVLPLYRERYRLLVAVSDPLAARDRVGWHELGGEQLCLLTPDMQNRAIVDRHLAAAGVTPKAQVESNSIIALVAHVMSGKWASVVPEKLAGMFVSAGAIAAVPISGAGRGQPDGEGRGYPDGEGQGEGEDKGEPVGLVMVQREPLTPLLATLSDVARQLAV, from the coding sequence ATGATCGACAAGCTGGAAATGTTCATTGCGCTGGTGCGCGAGCGCCATTTCGGCCGCGCGGCGGAGAGCATCGGCGTCACCCAGCCGACGCTCTCCTCGGCCATCCGCCAGCTCGAGGACCAGCTCAACGTCCAGCTCGTGCATCGCGGCTCGCGCTTCCAGGGGCTGACGCCGGAGGGCGAGCGGGTGCACCTTCTGGCCCTTAGGATCGTCGGCGACATGCGCGCCCTGCGCGACGAGATGCGCGCGGTCCGCTCCGATCTGGAAGGCACCTTGCGCATCGGCGTCATCCCGACGGCGCTGCCGATGGTCGCCGATCTCGTCTCTCCCTACGCGCTGCGCCATCCGCGCGTGCGGTTCCAGATCCTGTCGCGCACCTCGGTCGAGATCCTCGACCAGATGGACCGGCTCGACCTCGATGCCGGCATCACCTATCTCGACGCCGATGCCCGGCGCCGCCGCACCGTGCTGCCGCTCTACCGCGAGCGCTATCGTCTGCTTGTCGCCGTGTCCGATCCGCTGGCAGCGCGCGACCGGGTCGGCTGGCACGAGCTCGGCGGCGAGCAGCTCTGCCTGCTGACCCCCGACATGCAGAACCGCGCCATCGTCGACCGGCACCTTGCGGCTGCCGGCGTGACGCCGAAGGCGCAGGTGGAATCGAATTCCATCATCGCCCTCGTCGCCCATGTCATGTCCGGCAAGTGGGCCTCGGTCGTGCCGGAAAAGCTTGCCGGCATGTTCGTCTCCGCCGGGGCCATCGCCGCCGTGCCGATCTCCGGCGCGGGGCGGGGACAACCCGACGGGGAGGGGCGGGGATATCCCGACGGGGAAGGACAGGGGGAGGGCGAGGACAAGGGCGAGCCGGTCGGCCTCGTCATGGTCCAGCGCGAGCCGCTGACGCCGCTGCTGGCGACGCTGTCGGACGTGGCGCGCCAGCTCGCCGTGTGA
- the arsH gene encoding arsenical resistance protein ArsH, whose amino-acid sequence MSSVADLAAADLPNIDFTQMHRVDPADYALPGEAYHAPRILLLYGSLRQRSFSRLVAEEARRLLDWHGCETRMFDPRDLPLPDAAEPDHPKVRELRELAMWSEGMVWVSPERHGAMTGIMKAQIDWLPLSLGGVRPTQGKTLAVMQVCGGSQSFNAVNQMRILGRWMRMVTIPNQSSVARAFAEFGEDDRMKPSSYYNRIVDVTEELVKFTLMVRGRSPALVDRYSERVETAAEVSARVNQRSI is encoded by the coding sequence GTGAGTTCCGTCGCCGATCTTGCCGCCGCCGACCTGCCGAACATCGACTTCACGCAGATGCACCGGGTCGACCCGGCGGACTACGCCCTGCCGGGCGAGGCCTACCATGCCCCGCGCATCCTGCTGCTCTACGGGTCGCTGCGCCAGCGCTCCTTCTCGCGGCTCGTTGCGGAAGAAGCCCGCCGCCTGCTCGACTGGCACGGCTGCGAGACGCGCATGTTCGACCCGCGCGACCTGCCGCTGCCCGATGCGGCGGAGCCGGACCATCCCAAGGTGCGCGAGCTGCGCGAGCTCGCCATGTGGTCGGAAGGCATGGTCTGGGTCTCGCCGGAGCGGCACGGGGCGATGACCGGCATCATGAAGGCGCAGATCGACTGGCTGCCGCTGTCGCTCGGCGGCGTCCGCCCGACCCAGGGCAAGACGCTGGCGGTGATGCAGGTCTGCGGCGGCTCGCAGAGCTTCAACGCGGTCAACCAGATGCGCATTCTCGGCCGCTGGATGCGGATGGTCACCATCCCCAACCAGTCCTCCGTCGCCCGCGCCTTCGCCGAATTCGGCGAGGACGACCGGATGAAGCCGTCCTCCTATTACAACCGGATCGTCGACGTCACCGAGGAGCTGGTGAAGTTCACGCTGATGGTGCGCGGGCGCTCACCGGCACTGGTCGACCGCTATTCGGAGCGGGTGGAGACGGCGGCCGAGGTCTCCGCGCGCGTCAACCAGCGTTCGATCTGA
- the arsC gene encoding arsenate reductase (glutaredoxin) (This arsenate reductase requires both glutathione and glutaredoxin to convert arsenate to arsenite, after which the efflux transporter formed by ArsA and ArsB can extrude the arsenite from the cell, providing resistance.): MTIVIHHNPDCGTSRNVLEMIRASGEEPVIIEYLKTGWTRPQLLALFAGAGLTPRTALRVSKSPAEELGLTDPSVDDETILAAMLEHPVLVNRPIVVTEKGIRLCRPSEVVLEILPNAGIGTFRKEDGEIVVAGNSSGDAS, from the coding sequence ATGACCATCGTCATCCACCACAATCCCGACTGCGGCACCTCGCGCAACGTGCTGGAGATGATCCGCGCGTCCGGCGAGGAGCCCGTCATCATCGAATATCTCAAGACCGGCTGGACCCGTCCGCAGCTTCTGGCCCTGTTCGCCGGCGCCGGGCTGACCCCGCGCACCGCCCTGCGCGTGTCGAAGTCGCCGGCCGAGGAGCTCGGCCTCACCGATCCGTCCGTCGACGACGAGACGATCCTCGCCGCCATGCTGGAGCACCCCGTTCTGGTCAACCGGCCCATCGTCGTCACGGAAAAGGGCATCCGCCTGTGCCGCCCGTCGGAAGTCGTGCTGGAGATCCTGCCCAATGCCGGCATCGGCACCTTCCGCAAGGAAGACGGCGAGATCGTCGTCGCCGGCAACTCTTCCGGAGACGCCTCGTGA
- a CDS encoding ArsR/SmtB family transcription factor, whose protein sequence is MEKTAALSAFAALSQETRLDVLRLLIRAGGEGMAAGDIAAALDVRQNTLSTNLAILTRAGVLRSHRQGRTIRYFADMGGLTALLAFLMEDCCGGAPDVCRPVLAALPACCAPDPVTCEGSS, encoded by the coding sequence ATGGAAAAGACAGCCGCCCTTTCGGCCTTTGCCGCCCTGTCGCAGGAGACCCGCCTCGACGTCCTGCGCCTGCTCATCCGCGCAGGCGGCGAGGGCATGGCTGCGGGCGACATCGCGGCCGCGCTCGACGTGCGGCAGAACACGCTCTCCACGAACCTTGCGATCCTCACCCGCGCCGGCGTGCTGCGCAGTCACCGGCAGGGGCGCACGATCCGCTATTTCGCCGACATGGGCGGTCTGACGGCGCTGCTTGCCTTCCTGATGGAAGACTGCTGCGGCGGCGCGCCCGATGTCTGTCGTCCCGTCCTGGCGGCGCTGCCGGCCTGCTGTGCGCCGGACCCCGTTACCTGCGAAGGAAGCTCATGA
- a CDS encoding Na/Pi cotransporter family protein: protein MMSASAVFVQLIGGVALLIWAVRMVRTGVVRAFGSSLRAVLASATRNRAMAAFAGAGVTVLMQSATATAMLLTSFSRSGLVPLAMALAVVLGADVGSAIAAQILSLDVSYLWPVFVTAGVFMFLSMEADRAQCIGRALIGLGLLTLSLQTLRLTVVPLAESETFGLVLAALGSEPILAAILAAGITWAAHSSLAVVLVIATLALTGAVTPTLAIAAVLGANVGAAAAPLSANWGGAPETKRVPLGNMLMRGVVAAVLVPFSGVLADIATSHGLVGARLTVDAHLAFNIVVALIFIPLVGPVSRLLERLVPASAQPADPKRPRYLGSATTDMSSEALAAAHREALALGDRVEAMLIKSMEALETGDPKLIREIRTSDDAVDAVNEAIKLHLVRMSRKGMSEEDSRRFMEILSFTTNLEHIGDVIDKQLLELAEKKGRGNLAFSSEGLADLKAFHARVASNFATALNVFATGDADLARRLFAEKTAIRDLERHYAERHYARLRDGVKLSMETTSIHMDVLRDLKRIHGHFVVVAQPILEACGELADTRLRASAPAPAPAAREKKNEEFRDTSTSGAQPA, encoded by the coding sequence ATGATGAGTGCGAGTGCGGTCTTCGTGCAGCTGATCGGCGGCGTGGCGCTGCTGATCTGGGCCGTGCGGATGGTGCGCACCGGGGTGGTGCGGGCTTTCGGCTCCTCCCTCAGGGCGGTTCTTGCGTCGGCGACGCGCAACCGGGCGATGGCGGCCTTTGCCGGCGCCGGCGTCACGGTGTTGATGCAGAGCGCGACGGCGACGGCGATGCTGCTCACCTCCTTCTCGCGCAGCGGCCTCGTCCCGCTGGCCATGGCGCTGGCCGTGGTGCTGGGCGCCGATGTCGGCTCGGCCATCGCCGCGCAGATCCTGTCGCTCGACGTGTCCTATCTCTGGCCGGTCTTCGTCACCGCCGGCGTCTTCATGTTCCTGTCGATGGAGGCCGACCGGGCCCAGTGCATCGGCCGGGCGCTGATCGGCCTCGGCCTGCTCACGCTGTCGCTGCAGACCCTGCGGCTGACCGTGGTGCCGCTCGCCGAGTCCGAGACCTTCGGCCTCGTGCTCGCCGCCCTCGGCAGCGAGCCGATCCTCGCCGCGATCCTCGCCGCGGGCATCACCTGGGCGGCGCATTCCTCGCTCGCCGTGGTTCTCGTCATCGCCACCCTGGCGCTCACCGGTGCGGTGACGCCGACGCTGGCCATCGCCGCCGTGCTCGGCGCCAATGTCGGCGCTGCCGCAGCGCCGCTTTCGGCCAACTGGGGCGGGGCGCCGGAGACCAAGCGCGTGCCGCTCGGCAACATGCTGATGCGCGGCGTGGTTGCGGCGGTGCTGGTGCCGTTTTCCGGCGTGCTCGCCGACATCGCCACCAGCCATGGGCTGGTCGGCGCGCGGCTGACCGTCGACGCGCATCTGGCGTTCAACATCGTCGTGGCACTGATCTTCATTCCGCTGGTCGGTCCGGTGTCGCGGCTGCTGGAGCGGCTGGTGCCCGCCTCGGCCCAGCCGGCGGACCCCAAGCGCCCGCGCTATCTCGGCAGCGCCACCACCGACATGTCGTCCGAGGCGCTGGCCGCCGCCCATCGCGAGGCGCTGGCGCTCGGCGACCGGGTCGAGGCGATGCTGATCAAGTCGATGGAGGCGCTGGAGACCGGCGATCCGAAGCTGATCCGCGAGATCCGTACCTCGGACGACGCGGTCGACGCGGTCAACGAGGCGATCAAGCTGCATCTGGTGCGCATGTCCCGCAAGGGCATGTCGGAGGAGGATTCGCGCCGTTTCATGGAGATCCTTTCCTTCACCACCAACCTGGAGCATATCGGCGACGTCATCGACAAGCAGCTTCTGGAACTGGCGGAGAAGAAGGGCCGCGGCAACCTTGCCTTCTCCTCGGAAGGCCTGGCCGACCTCAAGGCGTTCCACGCCCGGGTCGCGTCGAACTTCGCCACCGCGCTCAACGTCTTCGCCACCGGCGACGCGGACCTGGCGCGCCGGCTCTTCGCCGAAAAGACCGCCATCCGCGACCTGGAGCGGCACTATGCCGAGCGCCACTACGCGCGGCTGCGCGACGGGGTGAAGCTGTCGATGGAGACGACCTCGATCCATATGGACGTGCTGCGCGACCTGAAGCGCATCCATGGCCATTTCGTCGTCGTCGCCCAGCCGATCCTGGAGGCCTGCGGCGAGCTCGCCGACACGCGCCTGCGCGCCTCGGCGCCCGCGCCGGCACCGGCCGCCCGCGAGAAGAAGAACGAAGAGTTCCGCGACACGAGCACCAGCGGCGCGCAGCCCGCCTGA
- a CDS encoding inositol monophosphatase family protein — protein sequence MSGSANPEVTLRFLALQGLAAEAAALAMRYFENRDAMAISLKGAQDWLTEADGAVEALIRSRIAEVFPQDSVLGEEGGGEVSERVWIVDPIDGTANFAHGDTTWCISIGFLLDGTPELGCIAAPALGETYLARRGHGATMNGKPIKVAATDTITRATVEHGWSPRLPVAGYINNVRALFEAGANVKRSASGAMGLASVACGRSDGYLEGHINSWDVAAGVVIASEAGARVSDFFSGDWTRGNPIVVAAPGIAEDAARVTGLPLAPASHPKDAASQTGD from the coding sequence ATGAGCGGATCCGCCAACCCGGAAGTGACGTTGCGTTTTCTTGCCCTTCAGGGACTTGCCGCGGAAGCCGCGGCCCTGGCGATGCGGTATTTCGAGAACCGCGACGCCATGGCAATCTCCCTGAAAGGCGCCCAGGACTGGCTCACCGAGGCCGACGGCGCGGTCGAGGCCCTGATCCGCTCGCGCATCGCCGAGGTCTTCCCGCAGGACAGCGTGCTGGGCGAGGAAGGCGGCGGCGAGGTGAGCGAGCGCGTGTGGATCGTCGACCCGATCGACGGCACCGCCAACTTCGCCCATGGCGACACGACCTGGTGCATTTCCATCGGCTTCCTCCTCGATGGCACGCCGGAGCTCGGCTGCATCGCCGCCCCGGCGCTCGGTGAGACCTATCTTGCCCGCCGCGGCCACGGCGCAACGATGAACGGCAAGCCGATCAAGGTCGCCGCCACCGACACGATCACCCGCGCCACCGTGGAGCACGGCTGGTCGCCGCGCCTGCCGGTCGCCGGCTACATCAACAACGTCCGCGCCCTGTTCGAGGCCGGCGCCAACGTCAAGCGCTCCGCCTCCGGCGCGATGGGCCTTGCCTCCGTCGCCTGCGGCCGCAGCGACGGCTATCTGGAAGGCCACATCAACTCCTGGGACGTGGCCGCCGGCGTCGTCATCGCCAGCGAGGCGGGCGCCCGCGTCAGCGACTTCTTCAGCGGCGACTGGACCCGCGGCAACCCGATCGTCGTCGCAGCCCCCGGCATCGCCGAGGATGCAGCGCGCGTCACCGGCCTGCCGCTCGCCCCGGCGTCGCACCCGAAAGACGCTGCGTCGCAGACGGGAGATTGA
- a CDS encoding ABC transporter substrate-binding protein, with translation MKITVSLQALASGAAFGLAGLMWAVPASASGELTVYCSVQEEWCRPMVQAFERETGIKVNMTRKSSGETFAQIKAEAANPRGDVWWGGTGDPHLQAAEEDLTVEYKSPMLAELQPWAVSQAEQSGYKTVGIYAGALGYSFNTEMLASTGAPEPTCWSDLLREEFRDEVQVANPNSSGTSYTMVATLVQLMGEDKAFEYMKALHKNINQYTKSGAAPARAAATGETLIGITFQHDGVTQVVQGAPVKVVSPCEGTGYEIGSMSIIKGAPNMDNAKKWYDWALTPAAQELGAAANSFQVPSNKGAKAPEQAPDLSSVKLIDYDFGKYGSSAERTRLLTKWDAEVGAAPK, from the coding sequence ATGAAGATCACCGTCAGCCTGCAGGCGCTCGCGTCGGGCGCCGCCTTCGGTCTTGCCGGCCTGATGTGGGCCGTGCCCGCCTCGGCGTCCGGCGAGCTCACCGTCTACTGCTCCGTGCAGGAAGAATGGTGCCGCCCGATGGTCCAGGCCTTCGAGCGCGAGACCGGCATCAAGGTCAACATGACCCGCAAGTCGTCCGGCGAAACCTTCGCCCAGATCAAGGCGGAAGCCGCCAACCCGCGCGGCGACGTGTGGTGGGGCGGCACCGGCGACCCGCACCTGCAGGCGGCCGAGGAGGACCTGACGGTCGAATACAAGTCGCCGATGCTGGCCGAGCTGCAGCCCTGGGCCGTGTCCCAGGCCGAGCAGTCGGGCTACAAGACCGTCGGCATCTATGCCGGCGCGCTCGGCTACTCGTTCAACACCGAGATGCTGGCCTCCACCGGCGCGCCGGAGCCGACCTGCTGGTCGGACCTTCTGCGCGAGGAGTTCCGCGACGAGGTGCAGGTGGCCAACCCGAACTCGTCCGGCACGTCCTACACGATGGTCGCGACGCTGGTGCAGCTGATGGGCGAGGACAAGGCCTTCGAGTACATGAAGGCCCTGCACAAGAACATCAACCAGTACACCAAGTCGGGCGCCGCCCCGGCCCGTGCCGCCGCCACCGGCGAGACGCTGATCGGCATCACCTTCCAGCACGACGGCGTCACCCAGGTCGTGCAGGGCGCACCGGTCAAGGTGGTCTCCCCGTGCGAGGGCACCGGCTACGAGATCGGCTCCATGTCGATCATCAAGGGCGCCCCGAACATGGACAACGCCAAGAAGTGGTACGACTGGGCGCTGACCCCGGCCGCGCAGGAACTCGGCGCGGCGGCGAACTCGTTCCAGGTGCCGTCCAACAAGGGTGCCAAGGCTCCCGAGCAGGCGCCGGACCTGTCGTCGGTCAAGCTGATCGACTACGACTTCGGCAAATACGGCTCGTCGGCCGAACGCACCCGCCTGCTGACCAAGTGGGATGCGGAGGTCGGTGCCGCGCCGAAGTGA